From Lysinibacillus sp. SGAir0095, the proteins below share one genomic window:
- a CDS encoding competence protein ComK: MSKFEETIFKKHCILAIAPCYHETFASVIYTPQEKFYSIRTANKNMDTFCELNGSSLAGRKHSSRKRYKDVKNPSVVISELNGIAAFQLPSNTHLDVIWITDVVHSMLERLPNNQTEIILSNQEKLYSPLASNLSEKRKEKALRLLHETAFTYINSKFFTNIAK; this comes from the coding sequence ATGAGCAAATTTGAAGAAACGATTTTTAAAAAACATTGTATTTTAGCCATTGCCCCTTGCTATCACGAAACGTTTGCATCTGTGATCTATACACCTCAAGAAAAGTTTTACTCCATCCGTACGGCCAATAAAAATATGGATACCTTTTGTGAACTCAATGGTTCCAGTTTGGCCGGACGAAAGCATTCTTCAAGAAAACGCTATAAGGATGTCAAAAATCCTTCGGTTGTGATCTCTGAACTGAATGGTATTGCCGCCTTTCAACTCCCAAGTAATACTCATCTGGATGTCATCTGGATTACGGATGTTGTGCATTCCATGCTTGAACGCCTTCCCAATAACCAAACGGAAATCATCCTAAGTAATCAGGAAAAGCTGTATAGCCCCTTAGCGTCCAACTTATCGGAAAAGCGAAAAGAAAAAGCGTTGCGTTTACTTCATGAAACCGCCTTCACTTACATCAATAGTAAATTTTTCACCAACATAGCGAAATAA
- a CDS encoding bifunctional diguanylate cyclase/phosphodiesterase, translating into MEAFSFFLLSISICFVSLLLILFITNASRKQNFRGPRLAIFSAFICGILITLTPYLCLLTTQTIVFEVSSLLHLCKISFVSILFFFLFFVIINMIEENPVMPKRKTSGLQKDKIAFHSLSVTAAFFVLGFTYFVIQSFNIPVTLVKEQSIVPLVLLSASIYTLARIYEHLFMDKIIFQRKLSQLQLSFLFLMFSLCLNSSIFIFIKSLFLQLNFYMAIVAIVSMVVLLVSTIHYIENQLLHQQDQLEVKNQVLSLNEQRYRSLFENNPNAVFTLDLHWNFTAVNASVRPMIGFTLEELQHLTLTDLVLEQEKTKITTILEELAKGDNTNFETIMRTKSAEIVKLKVTALPIKINNEITGAYLIAQDITKQIEIQERVKFLAYHDELTGLLNRRGIYRELENHIHASTLTATILIDLDMFKDINDHLGHDAGDVLLKQVAERLTKTLGREELISRMGGDEFLICLTAPYKRVEVLERIQAIQAAMKEPFQIQQSSKEITLSIGVSFYPEDGENLNTLLKHADMAMYEAKKSGRNNAVQYSSRFGVQKLNQITLLQELKVAFEQEQLLLYFQPKHSTVHQSMVGVETLIRWNHPERGFINPGEFIPLAEENGLIVPLSNWIIQNAFKTFSNWLKEHDVNFHLSINISPTHFFDEDFVPFLLEQLQKYKIPAQLIDLEITENLAIENTELTNKKINILKEKGLQISMDDFGTGYTSLTYLSHFNMNRIKIDRSFIKELPDNRNNGAIVQSLLSVAKNLDILVTAEGVETEEQLNVLKEWGCDEIQGYYYSMPLPEEKLIAYWQGTN; encoded by the coding sequence ATGGAGGCTTTCTCCTTTTTTTTATTAAGCATTAGTATTTGTTTCGTTTCTTTATTACTCATTCTTTTCATTACCAATGCAAGTCGAAAACAAAATTTCAGAGGACCTAGACTGGCCATTTTCTCAGCATTCATATGCGGTATTCTCATTACCCTAACGCCTTATTTATGTCTGTTAACTACCCAAACCATCGTTTTTGAAGTCAGTTCTTTACTCCATTTGTGTAAAATCAGCTTTGTGAGCATCCTATTTTTCTTCTTATTCTTTGTCATCATCAATATGATTGAAGAAAACCCGGTTATGCCGAAAAGGAAAACATCCGGTCTACAAAAAGATAAGATTGCTTTTCACTCACTAAGTGTGACTGCTGCTTTTTTCGTATTAGGTTTTACTTATTTTGTTATTCAATCATTCAATATTCCTGTCACTTTAGTCAAAGAACAGTCCATTGTACCACTTGTACTGTTATCAGCTTCAATCTATACTTTGGCAAGAATCTACGAACACCTATTTATGGATAAAATCATTTTCCAAAGAAAGCTATCTCAATTACAATTGTCCTTCCTTTTTTTGATGTTTAGTCTTTGTCTGAATTCGAGTATTTTTATTTTCATCAAGAGTTTATTTCTACAGCTCAACTTTTATATGGCCATCGTCGCAATCGTTAGTATGGTCGTTTTGTTGGTTTCGACCATTCATTATATCGAAAATCAGCTTCTCCATCAGCAAGACCAGTTGGAAGTTAAAAACCAAGTTTTATCACTTAACGAGCAGCGCTATCGTTCACTTTTTGAAAATAATCCGAACGCCGTGTTCACTTTAGATTTACATTGGAATTTTACCGCAGTGAATGCATCCGTTCGACCCATGATTGGTTTCACCCTTGAGGAGCTTCAACATTTGACCTTAACAGATCTCGTACTAGAACAGGAAAAGACGAAAATCACGACGATTTTAGAGGAACTGGCAAAAGGGGACAATACCAATTTTGAAACCATCATGAGAACGAAAAGTGCCGAAATCGTAAAGCTTAAGGTCACTGCCTTACCAATTAAGATTAATAATGAAATAACGGGTGCCTATCTGATCGCTCAGGATATAACCAAACAAATTGAAATACAAGAACGAGTGAAATTTCTAGCTTATCACGATGAATTAACTGGCTTATTAAATCGAAGAGGCATCTATCGGGAACTAGAAAATCATATTCATGCTTCAACACTGACAGCAACAATCCTGATCGATCTCGACATGTTCAAGGATATCAATGATCATCTTGGGCATGACGCTGGGGATGTACTGCTGAAACAAGTAGCTGAAAGATTAACAAAGACGTTAGGAAGGGAGGAATTGATCTCCAGAATGGGCGGAGACGAATTTTTAATCTGTCTAACGGCTCCCTATAAACGAGTAGAGGTTCTAGAACGTATACAAGCGATTCAAGCGGCTATGAAAGAGCCCTTTCAAATTCAACAATCTTCGAAAGAGATTACTTTAAGCATCGGCGTTTCTTTTTATCCAGAGGATGGAGAAAATCTAAACACCCTTCTCAAACATGCCGATATGGCCATGTATGAGGCCAAGAAATCTGGAAGAAACAATGCAGTACAATACTCTTCTCGTTTTGGCGTGCAAAAGCTAAATCAAATCACGCTGCTGCAGGAGCTGAAGGTGGCTTTTGAACAGGAGCAATTATTGTTATACTTCCAACCCAAGCATAGTACGGTTCACCAAAGCATGGTTGGTGTAGAAACTTTAATCAGGTGGAATCATCCTGAGCGAGGTTTTATCAACCCAGGTGAATTTATTCCGTTAGCTGAGGAAAACGGGCTCATTGTCCCGCTGAGTAATTGGATTATCCAAAATGCCTTCAAAACATTCTCAAATTGGTTAAAAGAGCACGACGTAAATTTCCATCTATCCATTAATATTTCGCCGACTCATTTCTTTGATGAGGATTTTGTCCCTTTCTTATTGGAGCAATTACAAAAGTACAAAATACCAGCACAACTGATTGACTTGGAAATTACCGAAAATCTAGCAATCGAGAACACAGAACTAACCAATAAAAAAATCAATATTCTGAAGGAAAAAGGACTGCAAATCTCGATGGATGACTTTGGAACAGGGTACACTTCCCTAACCTACCTTTCCCATTTCAATATGAATCGCATTAAAATAGACCGTTCCTTTATCAAAGAATTACCGGACAATCGAAACAATGGCGCCATCGTCCAATCGTTACTATCCGTTGCCAAAAACTTGGACATCCTCGTAACAGCTGAAGGCGTTGAAACGGAAGAACAATTGAATGTCCTGAAAGAATGGGGATGCGACGAAATTCAAGGCTACTATTACAGCATGCCATTACCAGAGGAAAAGCTGATTGCGTATTGGCAAGGAACAAACTAA
- the galE gene encoding UDP-glucose 4-epimerase GalE: MSILITGGAGYIGSHTVKYFLEKNEDIVVVDNLQSGYIYSIDVEHIYEVDLRDKVALDRVFKTHKIEAVIHFAANSLVGESMEKPYEYYHNNVYGMMCLLDIMKENDVNRIVFSSTAATYGEPKNIPLLEDNETNPTNTYGETKLAMEKMMKWFETGYGMKYVSLRYFNAAGAHESGCIGENHDPETHLIPLILQVPLGKRDRVYMFGDDYPTDDGTCIRDYIHVMDLASAHYLALEYLRKGNPSDIINLGNGNGYSVKEVIDVARSVTNHPIPAEVQARRAGDPAVLIASSEKAKKVLGWKPQFASLEKIITDAWNWHKHHPNGYLDKQ; the protein is encoded by the coding sequence ATGTCAATCTTAATAACCGGCGGAGCAGGGTATATTGGATCCCATACAGTTAAATATTTCCTAGAAAAAAACGAAGATATTGTTGTTGTTGATAATTTGCAAAGTGGATATATATATTCTATTGATGTAGAGCATATTTATGAGGTGGATCTTAGAGATAAAGTAGCTTTAGATAGGGTTTTTAAGACTCATAAAATTGAGGCTGTGATTCACTTTGCAGCAAATTCTTTAGTTGGTGAGAGTATGGAAAAGCCCTATGAGTACTATCATAACAATGTTTATGGCATGATGTGCCTTTTAGATATAATGAAGGAAAATGATGTTAACAGAATAGTATTTTCATCAACAGCGGCAACATATGGTGAACCTAAAAATATACCTCTACTTGAAGATAATGAAACCAACCCAACAAATACTTATGGTGAAACAAAATTAGCCATGGAAAAAATGATGAAATGGTTTGAGACAGGTTATGGCATGAAATATGTATCTTTAAGGTACTTTAATGCTGCAGGAGCACATGAAAGTGGCTGCATAGGAGAAAATCATGATCCAGAAACCCATTTGATTCCTTTGATTTTACAGGTTCCACTTGGCAAGAGGGATAGAGTTTATATGTTCGGCGATGATTATCCAACAGATGATGGTACATGTATTAGAGATTATATACACGTAATGGACTTGGCTTCTGCTCACTATTTAGCTTTAGAATACTTAAGAAAAGGTAACCCAAGTGACATTATTAACCTGGGCAATGGAAATGGTTATTCAGTCAAAGAAGTAATTGATGTAGCAAGAAGTGTAACTAACCATCCAATTCCAGCAGAAGTACAAGCGAGAAGAGCTGGTGACCCTGCTGTCTTAATCGCCTCATCAGAGAAAGCAAAAAAAGTATTAGGATGGAAACCACAGTTTGCTTCCTTAGAAAAAATAATTACGGATGCTTGGAATTGGCATAAGCATCATCCGAATGGTTATTTGGACAAACAATAG
- a CDS encoding lipid II flippase Amj family protein, which yields MTLEFFTIQLVLIALCILIIHSIETLAYAVRLSGARVKLLASALSLFNLMVMVSRLANMMQQPFTGSLVDKAPKENAFEFVESQYRILIGSATLGTIIGLLLLPTFFAVFSRTIIHLADERGSIPELVKKGFTVPYLRRVKKHIHLPRYAYLKDMSWRDIPIKLFCVHMLITAIYTIGVLSALYAALIAPERATTAIMASGLINGIATILLFVFIDPKISILTDDVISRKGSYLTLKSVSIMMVASRLLGTLLAQVLFIPGAEYIAWFTQFIV from the coding sequence ATGACTTTGGAATTTTTCACAATACAGTTAGTACTGATTGCATTATGCATCTTAATCATTCATTCAATCGAAACTTTAGCATACGCGGTTCGTTTATCAGGGGCAAGAGTTAAACTATTAGCATCAGCACTTTCCTTATTTAACTTGATGGTAATGGTTTCAAGGCTAGCAAACATGATGCAACAACCTTTTACAGGGAGTTTGGTTGATAAAGCACCAAAAGAGAATGCTTTCGAATTTGTGGAGAGCCAATATCGAATCTTAATTGGTTCTGCAACATTAGGCACAATCATCGGTTTACTTTTGTTGCCGACTTTTTTTGCAGTTTTTTCGAGGACAATCATTCATTTAGCAGACGAGCGAGGTTCGATTCCAGAGTTAGTGAAAAAAGGTTTTACAGTACCTTATTTAAGACGGGTAAAAAAACATATCCATCTACCTAGATATGCTTACCTAAAAGATATGAGTTGGCGAGATATACCGATCAAATTATTCTGCGTTCACATGTTAATAACGGCAATTTATACAATAGGTGTTCTTTCTGCACTATATGCTGCATTGATAGCACCTGAACGAGCAACAACTGCTATTATGGCATCGGGATTAATTAATGGTATAGCTACAATCTTATTATTTGTCTTTATCGACCCTAAAATTTCAATCTTAACGGATGATGTCATCAGTCGAAAGGGTAGCTATCTTACGCTAAAAAGTGTCTCTATTATGATGGTGGCATCAAGATTATTAGGAACACTTTTAGCACAGGTATTATTCATTCCGGGTGCAGAATATATTGCTTGGTTTACGCAGTTTATAGTGTAG
- a CDS encoding LCP family protein, translating to MDVESEKTEKKKLSNKSKIFIGIGIGLLTLLIAIVGILAKVYADTKDTVEKVYEEIEQSELRVEVVKVEEKEPISVLILGVDERADDVGRSDTMIVLTINPNTNNTKMLSIPRDTRTEIVGYNTTDKINHAYAFGGIEMSRKTVENLLAIPIDYVVQVNMDSFKNIVDIIGGIKIENELEFTNNGYHFPLGEISLNGEEALVYVRMRYDDPDGDFGRQNRQKKVIQSIVKSAVSVEVALNYHAIFDTLGKNVKMNVSFDELTTIQKGYQDSVKNIEQLYMNSGQDQMIDDIYYYLPDEEEMENLRATLKAHLGME from the coding sequence TTGGATGTAGAGTCGGAAAAAACGGAAAAGAAGAAGCTGTCCAACAAAAGTAAAATTTTTATAGGGATAGGAATAGGTCTACTAACTTTACTCATCGCCATCGTTGGCATTTTAGCAAAGGTTTACGCGGATACAAAGGATACGGTCGAAAAGGTGTATGAAGAAATCGAACAATCCGAGCTTCGCGTGGAAGTGGTAAAAGTGGAAGAAAAAGAACCGATTTCTGTGTTGATCCTCGGGGTTGATGAGCGAGCGGATGATGTCGGTCGATCGGATACCATGATTGTGTTAACCATCAATCCGAACACCAATAATACGAAAATGCTAAGTATACCAAGGGATACACGAACAGAAATTGTAGGCTATAACACAACCGATAAAATCAATCATGCGTATGCATTTGGCGGGATTGAAATGTCCCGGAAGACGGTGGAAAATCTATTGGCCATCCCAATTGACTATGTGGTGCAGGTCAATATGGACAGTTTTAAAAATATTGTGGACATCATTGGCGGCATCAAGATTGAGAATGAGTTGGAATTCACCAATAATGGCTATCATTTTCCTCTAGGTGAAATTTCACTCAATGGGGAAGAAGCTTTGGTTTATGTACGGATGCGATATGATGATCCAGATGGGGACTTTGGACGGCAAAATCGCCAGAAAAAAGTCATCCAAAGTATTGTCAAATCAGCCGTTAGTGTGGAAGTAGCGTTGAACTATCATGCGATTTTTGACACCCTCGGAAAAAATGTCAAAATGAATGTATCTTTCGATGAATTAACGACAATCCAAAAAGGCTATCAAGATAGCGTGAAAAATATCGAGCAGCTGTATATGAATAGCGGGCAGGATCAAATGATTGATGACATCTACTACTACCTTCCAGACGAAGAGGAAATGGAAAATTTAAGAGCTACTTTGAAAGCACATTTAGGGATGGAGTAA
- a CDS encoding phospho-sugar mutase has translation MQLYSHWKKQQLPDDLLNELHSISEDAKLIEDRFYQYVSFGTGGMRGLLGAGTNRINIYTIRRVSEGLARFIESNGEEAKKRGVVIAYDTRHFSQEFAVETARVLGVHGITSYVYRESRPTPQLSFSVRELNAYAGVVITASHNPKQYNGFKVYGEDGAQLVPSAAKAIVDYMEEIEDLFEIETLDGQELESEGLLQWILEELDARYLQHLLTLKENAEIDLAMRIVYSPLHGSGLVPVREGLQQFGFNNVHLVEEQAVQDGEFPTVSYPNPEEPAAFKLAMELGEQVGADLLLATDPDADRLGVAVREGEGYELLTGNQLGALLLHYILQTKLNNGTMPTNGAMIKTIVTSELGAKIATHYTIETINTLTGFKYIAEKIEEYEQTGEYAYLFGYEESYGYLIKTFARDKDAVQVALKVAEMAAFYAKKGKSLLAVLNELFKEYGYHQEALVSQVFEGKDGQEKMQAILSHYRENSPTSIAGLPVVRIEDYLTSKAFLADGSTKEIQLPKENVLKFVLENNSWIAIRPSGTEPKCKYYFGVVADSNEAAELLLADLKSAFL, from the coding sequence ATGCAATTATATTCACATTGGAAAAAACAGCAGTTGCCTGACGATTTACTGAACGAACTGCACTCTATTTCAGAGGATGCGAAGTTAATAGAAGACCGCTTCTATCAGTACGTTTCCTTTGGTACTGGCGGAATGCGTGGTTTACTTGGTGCCGGGACCAACCGTATTAATATTTATACGATTCGTCGCGTATCAGAAGGACTTGCGCGTTTTATCGAATCGAATGGGGAAGAGGCGAAGAAACGTGGTGTAGTGATTGCTTATGATACACGTCATTTTTCGCAGGAGTTTGCTGTTGAGACAGCTAGAGTACTCGGGGTACATGGAATCACTTCTTATGTCTATAGGGAGTCACGACCAACACCGCAGCTTTCGTTTTCGGTTCGTGAACTCAATGCCTATGCTGGTGTGGTGATCACGGCAAGTCACAATCCAAAACAATACAATGGCTTTAAGGTGTATGGAGAGGATGGGGCGCAGCTTGTTCCATCTGCGGCAAAAGCGATTGTCGATTATATGGAAGAGATTGAGGATCTTTTTGAAATTGAAACACTGGATGGTCAGGAATTAGAGTCTGAAGGGCTACTGCAGTGGATTCTGGAAGAGTTGGATGCTCGCTACTTACAGCATTTACTTACTTTAAAAGAGAATGCTGAGATTGATTTAGCTATGCGGATTGTTTATAGTCCACTTCATGGCTCGGGCTTAGTTCCTGTTCGTGAAGGGCTGCAACAATTCGGTTTTAACAATGTTCATCTTGTGGAGGAACAGGCTGTTCAAGACGGAGAATTCCCAACCGTTTCTTATCCAAACCCGGAGGAGCCAGCTGCCTTTAAACTCGCGATGGAACTTGGGGAGCAAGTAGGAGCAGATTTACTATTGGCTACGGACCCGGATGCCGACCGTTTAGGCGTTGCCGTTCGAGAAGGTGAAGGCTATGAACTGTTAACGGGGAATCAATTGGGCGCCTTACTATTACACTATATTCTGCAAACGAAGTTGAACAATGGCACAATGCCAACCAATGGAGCGATGATTAAAACCATCGTTACTTCAGAACTTGGAGCGAAAATCGCTACTCACTATACTATTGAGACAATCAACACCCTTACTGGCTTCAAATATATTGCTGAAAAGATAGAAGAGTATGAACAAACAGGGGAATACGCGTATTTATTCGGCTATGAAGAGAGCTACGGCTATTTGATCAAGACCTTTGCCCGTGATAAGGATGCGGTCCAAGTTGCTTTAAAAGTAGCTGAAATGGCGGCCTTTTATGCGAAGAAAGGGAAAAGTTTATTAGCTGTCTTAAATGAGTTGTTCAAAGAGTATGGGTACCATCAAGAAGCCCTGGTCTCCCAAGTTTTCGAGGGCAAAGATGGCCAGGAAAAAATGCAGGCCATTCTAAGCCATTACCGTGAAAACAGTCCAACAAGCATTGCTGGACTACCGGTCGTTCGTATAGAGGATTATTTAACGAGCAAGGCGTTCTTAGCTGATGGTTCAACAAAAGAAATCCAACTACCGAAAGAAAATGTCTTAAAGTTTGTCTTAGAAAATAACTCTTGGATCGCCATTCGCCCTTCTGGTACGGAACCGAAATGCAAATACTACTTTGGGGTTGTTGCTGATTCCAATGAAGCGGCAGAGCTTCTATTGGCAGATTTGAAAAGTGCATTCTTATAA
- a CDS encoding RNA polymerase sigma factor — protein sequence MERFEEVLKQYEPMISSILRKAHIYKNHEFFRQAARIALWKAWRNFDESRGSFSPYAYQMMLTTVYTSMRKDNQYSESQIPFEKDKLTTLAQTADFKMSPLEESSLLEPLVEHLSADEFQLLKDLYFDQYKYEELTDKYNASVAALKKRRDRIFKKLRQKLKEHDHIDKF from the coding sequence ATGGAACGTTTTGAGGAAGTTCTTAAACAGTATGAACCCATGATTTCGAGCATTTTAAGAAAAGCACACATTTACAAAAACCATGAATTCTTCCGCCAAGCAGCACGGATTGCACTCTGGAAAGCATGGCGCAACTTTGACGAGTCAAGAGGTAGCTTTTCACCCTATGCCTATCAAATGATGCTCACGACCGTCTATACCTCCATGCGGAAGGACAACCAGTACAGCGAAAGTCAAATTCCTTTCGAAAAAGACAAACTGACAACCCTTGCCCAGACTGCCGATTTTAAAATGTCACCTCTGGAGGAGTCATCGTTACTAGAACCCTTAGTAGAGCATCTATCGGCAGACGAGTTCCAGTTACTGAAGGATCTCTACTTTGACCAATACAAGTATGAGGAACTCACGGACAAATACAATGCCTCCGTCGCGGCACTGAAAAAACGACGCGATCGAATTTTTAAAAAGCTGAGACAAAAGCTAAAAGAGCACGATCACATTGATAAATTTTAG
- the eis gene encoding enhanced intracellular survival protein Eis has translation MNPRKGLVMREIRMDEMAKSIDLLNYVFQMSMSIKKDRTFVSEKSRQFNVGHALGWFDGDHLVSQILSLPFQVNVYGVPYEMGGITAIGTYPEYSKQGLMDKLIKETLTVMRSEKRYISYLFPFSIPYYRKKGWEIMSDIVEFQVKDTQFPNYMELPGQIRRVDTRASDVVSIYEQYASRTHGAMIRNTIAWNEKFHEDYWEEKFVDTDVQLQAAVYYNEDDEPQGYIYYRIMEENFYIDEIVYLQEEARKGLWNFVSAHKSMVYNAYGKTAGNEPVAFLLEDSEIIQKVSPYFMARIVDVEKFLETYPFDEPNFHIRFTVTDRLVEWNNGTYDIKSEDWKLKITKLEQNDREDLTVQMSIQTLTTMLLGYKRPKYLEKIERVKGAGDTVAVLEDILPVGIPTFIDYF, from the coding sequence ATGAATCCAAGAAAAGGGCTAGTGATGCGGGAAATTCGGATGGATGAGATGGCCAAATCGATTGATCTGCTGAATTATGTGTTTCAAATGTCCATGTCCATCAAGAAGGACCGTACGTTTGTTAGTGAGAAAAGCAGGCAGTTTAATGTGGGGCATGCTCTTGGCTGGTTTGATGGAGACCACCTCGTTTCCCAAATCTTAAGCCTCCCATTCCAGGTGAACGTCTACGGCGTCCCTTATGAGATGGGGGGAATCACAGCCATCGGGACCTACCCTGAATATTCCAAGCAAGGGCTGATGGATAAACTCATCAAAGAGACGCTGACGGTCATGCGAAGCGAAAAGCGGTATATCTCGTATCTGTTTCCATTTTCGATACCGTATTATCGGAAAAAGGGCTGGGAAATCATGTCTGATATTGTGGAATTCCAAGTGAAGGATACGCAGTTCCCCAATTATATGGAACTCCCTGGCCAAATTCGCCGTGTGGATACAAGGGCTTCGGACGTGGTCAGTATTTACGAACAATATGCCTCTCGAACCCATGGTGCTATGATCCGCAATACCATTGCATGGAATGAAAAGTTTCACGAGGATTACTGGGAAGAAAAATTCGTGGATACGGATGTCCAGCTTCAGGCTGCCGTTTATTACAACGAGGACGATGAACCTCAAGGGTATATCTATTACCGGATCATGGAGGAAAATTTCTATATCGATGAAATCGTTTACCTTCAGGAAGAGGCGAGAAAGGGGCTCTGGAATTTCGTTTCTGCCCACAAATCGATGGTCTATAATGCTTACGGGAAAACCGCTGGCAATGAACCAGTGGCTTTCTTACTGGAGGACAGCGAAATTATTCAAAAGGTCTCTCCCTACTTCATGGCGAGAATTGTGGACGTGGAGAAATTTCTTGAAACGTATCCATTCGATGAGCCCAATTTCCACATTCGCTTTACCGTAACCGATCGACTTGTAGAATGGAACAACGGCACCTATGACATCAAATCCGAGGATTGGAAACTCAAAATTACAAAGTTGGAGCAAAACGATCGGGAAGATCTAACGGTTCAAATGTCGATACAGACTTTGACCACCATGCTTTTAGGATACAAACGTCCCAAGTACCTTGAGAAGATCGAACGAGTCAAGGGAGCAGGGGATACTGTGGCGGTGCTGGAGGATATCCTGCCTGTGGGGATTCCGACATTTATTGATTACTTCTAG
- a CDS encoding DNA/RNA non-specific endonuclease, whose protein sequence is MKKKMNYLILFLTTIWMVGCTSVEEASVTDVEIDSQEVSTVETNKNSDKEETIPSVVDEPVVVETPPQPTNDLFAGYKLMEVDGGDLSGYREPNVVVDIGYGDREYWAFTNEYGQLVRVIADEIILQDDRNEPVLSSGRYYPDEAKVPGVESDVLDEGHIIADSLGGVSNAYNITPQDSTLNRHGDQAYLEDAIRKAGGASNFEAIITYPNTKTQIPSSYQYTYTLMGNEIVDTFDNVNPDEVNASLGLTDNEPSDSTSSNANGDISSVDTNGNGQVTIKEAKAAGYSMPITSDHWLYPYMRDNDHDGMVGE, encoded by the coding sequence ATGAAAAAGAAAATGAACTATTTAATCTTATTTTTAACAACCATCTGGATGGTTGGATGTACCAGCGTAGAAGAGGCATCCGTAACAGATGTAGAAATAGATTCACAAGAAGTATCTACAGTTGAAACAAATAAAAATAGCGATAAAGAAGAAACTATCCCTTCGGTTGTTGATGAACCAGTAGTAGTAGAAACACCGCCCCAACCAACTAATGACCTGTTTGCAGGTTACAAACTCATGGAAGTGGATGGGGGTGATTTGTCTGGATATCGTGAACCTAACGTCGTCGTTGACATAGGTTATGGGGACCGAGAATATTGGGCCTTTACGAATGAATACGGGCAACTGGTACGTGTCATTGCTGACGAAATCATACTTCAAGATGACCGTAACGAACCTGTATTATCGTCAGGCAGATACTATCCTGATGAGGCAAAGGTTCCTGGCGTCGAAAGTGACGTTTTAGATGAAGGACATATCATTGCTGATTCACTAGGAGGGGTATCGAATGCTTATAATATTACCCCACAAGATAGTACGCTCAACCGACATGGTGATCAAGCGTATTTGGAAGACGCAATCCGTAAGGCTGGTGGAGCTTCGAATTTTGAAGCCATTATCACTTATCCGAATACGAAAACGCAGATTCCTTCAAGTTATCAGTATACCTATACTTTAATGGGTAACGAGATCGTTGATACATTTGACAATGTGAACCCTGATGAAGTTAACGCATCACTCGGTTTAACAGACAATGAGCCTTCCGATTCAACTAGTTCTAACGCAAACGGTGATATTTCTAGTGTTGATACAAACGGGAATGGACAGGTGACGATTAAAGAAGCAAAAGCAGCAGGATATAGCATGCCAATAACGAGTGATCACTGGTTATATCCCTATATGCGAGATAATGATCATGACGGTATGGTAGGTGAGTAA